Proteins encoded by one window of Chaetodon trifascialis isolate fChaTrf1 chromosome 15, fChaTrf1.hap1, whole genome shotgun sequence:
- the ppp1caa gene encoding protein phosphatase 1, catalytic subunit, alpha isozyme a, whose product MAEPDKLNIDSIIQRLLEVKGSRPGKNVQLTESEIRGLCLKSREIFLSQPILLELEAPLKICGDVHGQYYDLLRLFEYGGFPPESNYLFLGDYVDRGKQSLETICLLLAYKIKYPENFFLLRGNHECASINRIYGFYDECKRRYNIKLWKTFTDCFNCLPVAAIVDEKIFCCHGGLSPDLQSMEQIRRVMRPTDVPDQGLLCDLLWADPDKDVLGWGENDRGVSFTFGADVVAKFLHKHDMDLICRAHQVVEDGYEFFAKRQLVTLFSAPNYCGEFDNAGAMMSVDETLMCSFQILKPADKKLYPYGGGGGMGSGRPVTPPRNSAKSAKAKK is encoded by the exons atggcGGAGCCAGACAAATTAAACATCGACTCTATAATTCAGCGTCTCTTGGAAG TCAAGGGCTCTCGGCCTGGGAAGAATGTCCAGCTGACAGAAAGTGAGATCCGTGGCCTTTGCCTAAAGTCCCGTGAAATCTTCCTGAGCCAACCAATCCTGCTCGAGCTCGAAGCTCCCCTCAAAATCTGTG gtgaTGTCCACGGTCAGTACTATGATCTGCTCCGGCTCTTTGAATATGGAGGCTTCCCCCCGGAAAGCAACTACCTGTTCCTGGGTGACTACGTAGACAGAGGGAAGCAGTCACTGGAGACCATCTGCCTGCTTCTCGCCTACAAGATTAAATATCCAGAGAACTTTTTCCTGCTGCGTGGAAACCATGAATGCGCCTCTATTAATCGAATCTACGGCTTTTATGACGAGT GTAAGCGACGGTATAACATTAAGCTGTGGAAGACCTTCACGGACTGCTTCAACTGTTTACCTGTGGCCGCCATCGTAGATGAGAAAATCTTCTGCTGTCACGGAG GCCTCTCTCCTGACCTTCAGTCTATGGAGCAGATCCGCAGAGTAATGCGACCCACAGACGTGCCTGACCAGGGTTTGTTATGTGACTTGCTGTGGGCTGATCCAGACAAAGATGTGCTGGGCTGGGGCGAAAACGACCGTGGTGTCTCCTTCACGTTCGGGGCAGATGTGGTGGCCAAATTTTTGCACAAACACGACATGGACCTAATATGCAGGGCGCACCAG GTGGTGGAGGATGGTTATGAGTTTTTCGCTAAGAGGCAGCTCGTCACCCTTTTCTCGGCTCCCAACTACTGTGGAGAGTTTGACAACGCCGGTGCCATGATGAGTGTGGATGAGACGCTCATGTGCTCCTTCCAG ATTCTGAAGCCAGCAGATAAGAAATTGTATCCTTACggtggagggggaggaatgGGGTCTGGGAGACCGGTCACCCCGCCACGAAATTCAGCCAAGTCCGCCAAGGCCAAGAAATAA
- the cldni gene encoding claudin i, which produces MGSAAVQIVSVGLGVLGLIGVIVCCAVPRWKVSSFTGSNIVTAQSSQDGLWTSCVVQSTGQQQCKNYDSLLVLPSDLQAARAMTIISCLLCCLSLLILFCGADFTTCVQSEDAKPKISLVAGVGLLLAGLLVIIPVSWSANIIVRDFNNPLVAQAQKKELGACIFVGWGAGVLLLLAGGLLCCFSRPKSGSSGGTAKYYSNNASAPNKNYV; this is translated from the exons ATGGGATCTGCTGCAGTTCAGATTGTTTCTGTGGGCCTCGGGGTCCTCGGCCTGATCGGGGTCATCGTGTGCTGCGCTGTCCCGCGCTGGAAAGTGTCCTCCTTCACTGGATCCAACATCGTGACTGCGCAG aGCAGTCAGGACGGCCTGTGGACCAGCTGTGTGGTGCAGAGTACCGGCCAGCAGCAGTGCAAGAACTACGACTCCCTGCTGGTGTTGCCCTCTGACCTTCAGGCCGCCCGCGCCATGACCATCATCAGCTGCCTGCTCTGCTGCCTCAGCCTTCTCATCCTCTTCTGCGGGGCTGACTTCACCACCTGCGTGCAGAGCGAGGACGCCAAGCCCAAGATCAGCCTGGTGGCCGGGGTCGGCCTGCTGCTGGCCGGCCTCCTGGTCATCATCCCCGTCAGCTGGTCCGCCAACATCATTGTGCGAGACTTCAACAACCCCCTGGTGGCCCAGGCTCAGAAGAAGGAGCTGGGAGCGTGCATCTTTGTGGGCTGGGGGGCCGGCGTGCTGCTCCTTCTCGCCGGcggtctgctctgctgcttcagcaggCCCAAATCTGGCAGCTCCGGTGGAACCGCCAAGTACTACAGCAACAATGCCTCCGCCCCCAACAAAAACTACGTGTAG